A genome region from Cyprinus carpio isolate SPL01 chromosome B23, ASM1834038v1, whole genome shotgun sequence includes the following:
- the LOC109047995 gene encoding heme transporter hrg1-B-like, whose product MGPKRIYISVGYATVGMLVGFSAFIVWNVLYKQPWTAGMGGLSGVLALWALVTHIMYIQDYWRTWLKGLKFFMFVSTVFSLLAIAAFATFIALAVIEKQSITDPKSFYLSAVWSFMTLKWAFLLGMYSYRYRQEFADISILSDF is encoded by the exons ATGGGTCCAAAAAGGATCTACATCAGTGTGGGTTATGCCACGGTTGGCATGTTGGTGGGATTTTCGGCGTTTATCGTGTggaatgtgctttataaacagcCGTGGACTGCGGGGATGGGCGGATTATCAG GAGTTCTGGCACTCTGGGCACTGGTCACCCACATTATGTACATCCAGGACTACTGGCGCACATGGCTGAAGGGACTCAAGTTCTTCATGTTTGTTAGTACGGTCTTCTCCCTCCTGGCTATTGCTGCTTTTGCCACCTTCATCGCTTTAGCTGTTATAGAAAAGCAGT CAATAACTGACCCCAAGAGCTTCTATCTGTCAGCTGTGTGGAGCTTCATGACTCTTAAATGGGCCTTCCTGCTGGGCATGTACTCCTACCGTTACCGCCAGGAGTTTGCTGACATCAGCATCCTCAGTGACTTTTGA